In Triplophysa dalaica isolate WHDGS20190420 chromosome 19, ASM1584641v1, whole genome shotgun sequence, the sequence CAAGTGCTCGGTCTACAATCCTTGACTGACAGTACAGCTGTTTCTGTGGTTACCTAGCAACATCAAATATGCTTTTTAGCTGCATGCTGCTCTTTACAAAGAGTCGACCAAAAGAGAAGTGTGGCGAGGATCGCGTTTTCGGACATGAAAGGCGCGTTCTATGTGATCGCGCCCTAACACTGGTTTTGTGGgccagggtcacattttttaCTGTTAGGTAATGTCGATACAGTTAatcatgttagttcattgtgcattcacttacattaacatttgattaaaaaatgcattagttgtgcataatgcataaaatgcaaatttatgTAATTAACATTAAGATTGTAAATACTtaagtattatttattgttagttcatgttaactaatgcatttactattGTCAACAAATGCAACCGTATTGTAAATTGCTAGTGACTATTGGTTCGGTAAGCTCCTCCCCTGCAGATGAGCTCCTCCCATGCAGATGAGCCAATGGCAGTTGAATATGAGTTGCACAGGGATGGAACTCAGGCAACTTTAGGTTTTTGCGCCATAGAGAATCATTTTACGATCCAAAGCTCTCATCAGTTTCTGCGATTGTGACAACCTTAACACGAGGCTTCTCCCGCTTGCATTGTGATGTTTAAACCCTCGCTTCCAATTAAAATGTATCcaccatatttattttaaaatcatttatatatcCCTCCATGGCATATTTAAGTCCCACTTGAATTCTCCTCGACGACAGAGTGGatctaaatatctaaataatgaaaagtattgaaatgtcCATTTTGACAACACCGTACttaatcatttcaaaattaCATTGTATTCTATTTCCTGAAAGCCAGCGGATTTGGATGTCCGAGGTTTTGGAACGACAGTCATGATATTTTGGTTGCATTTATGAGTTGACTAAAAATGTACCTGGTTGTGTAAAATAGGCACATATTTAACATCCATGaattatataaatcatatttatctaCCCCTGAATCGAATCATAGTCATTGCAATTTATCACCAATAATCAATTATTTCAAGGTAtcaaaaaataagcaaaattaTATTGGATCGTATTGTGACAAAACGTCCGATTTACACCCtagtgttttattgttattaatgaGTATCTAACTTCTATAGCACTGAATGAGTATAGACTACTAAGCATATCTGTTCCAAACCTCTAGGGAACTACCTAGAGCTGCAGAATATCAAAGCATCATATGTGCACTCCTGAAGGTGAAAGTTGGACAGTAGGTAGCAAAATTATGTACATATGTAATAAGATACCCTCTTTAGCCAGTTTTCAACACAGCTCTGCatgtgtgtttcataaataaataaatcccaGTGTGCATTGAGAAAATCTCAGTGAGCTTTTCAGAGATGTCGCTTTGTGTTTAGTCAAATTGTGGCGTTTTCAATACTGCAAAGTATCAATTAGCCATTTTATAGAGCATTTAGGCAGATATTGTTAATGCCCTAATTTGCCACCAATTTATACATAACTATAATCTGAGCTCTTGGGAGCATTTCAGATATAATATTATGGTCATTTATTGAAACTGCACACCAGCTTGAATATCGATGCAGGCAGTATACTTTTCCCAACTGCACCACTGTCATCTTTCTTGTCCACACATCACACCTCCATCCTGCCTCTTTCATCTCCATCTCCCTCTCTTCTGTCAGCTGTTATATAAACCGCTCTGCAGTGGGCTTGGCCTCCCTCATAACTATTTGCACCTCGCGCACACAACAGAAGCGAAGAAATCTTCCCTGGAAATGACACGCAGTTAAACTCGCTTGCCGAGGTCTTCCCGATAAGccgttgttgtttttatttcaagttaTCTGTAATTAAATCTTAACCCGAGCGAGTGAAGCTGGTTTATTTGGTTTAATGGAGTTGTATTAGCACATTAGTGCGTATTATCCTATCTGACATTTTCATCAGGTTTTAAGGTGCAGTACGCTGTCAAAAGCTTGGGGTTCAAAGCATTGCGGACGTCTTACGGCTTTAAGGACTTTGGAACCACTTAACCGATCAGATCAATTATAGCACATTAGCCTCATTCCACAATACAGAACATCAGTTTTACAGAACAGCTTTTTATTCTTAATGATGTTGAAAAAGGGCTGATCAGACAAGAACAAGAATGACTATTCAGAATCCACTGTTGAATGACATTTGAACAAATGATTCATCCGTTTAGCCAACGTGCTGAAATGTTCAATAGCTCACCCTGCCCTATCTTTTCGATATTCATTGGAAAAACATAACCACCAAGAAAATTGAAAAGACACTTTACAGCGTATTTATATACTTTCCTCTCATCAGAGGGCCCACATGTGTTCACAGCAGCATATTTTGACAGATAATAGACTCTCTCtttgggttttgtttttgtaaaatttacCCCCTTGTTTCAGCTTGGCATTATCATTCAAATAGTGTTGCTCGAATATAAAGTTGTGGCTGATTTATTCAACCATTTATTAATTGGTTCGTTAATCTTGTTGAAACAGATGCTTTAGGTTGTAATCCCCAATGCCTTAAGCccatcattaaaaacaaacatgttcttatacatttttttcaacaaTCCAACTCAACGTTCTTTGTCTCCGAATAAATTGATTTCGAGCCTTGTTGTTGCTAAAATAATCACATAATAGCCAATCTTTTGTGTCAGGACCACCGCTCCACATCGACTTCTGTTCTCCTCTGATAATCACACTTTCATAGTTTGTGTTCTCGAGTTACCGCATTGGTCCCTTTTGATCTTTTTATAGGTCGCTTTGACCCTGAAAGTGGCTACACCACACTTTCCTCCAGGTCTCTTGGGTTGACAGTCATGCTACTGTTGGAGTTAGAAGTCGAGTTACAGTTGGAGTTTGAGGAGTTGTTTGAAGCAAAGGCATGTAGATAGTTTTGTGTCAGAGCGTGACCGTACTGCTCGCTGCCCGTGCTGGATGTGCTGGTGGTGGAGGTGCAGTGGACCAGCATGCCATGCAGCGACTGACTACGACGGGTCCAGATGACGCTCAGCCGCTTGGCGTAGCCGTAGCAGCTGGTGGTGGTGGTGATTTCACCCACGTCGAAAGAGCAGCTTCGTTTGGTTCTCAGAGCCCTCCCCAAGTCTGACTCTTCGTCTCGTTCTTCCTCTCCATCCTGCGTCAATGCAAGAGAGACTCGCCCACCCCCCAGCCCCATGTCCACATCTCCCTCTGTCTCCAGAGACTTCCGTAACTTGAGCCTACCAGTTCGCTTGTGTGTCGGTAGGGGAAGCGTGTTACTCGGGGAGTAGTAGAGTGTCAATCTTTCGTTCTCTGGTGTGTGAGGGCTGAAACATTTTTCCTTCGCTGCACCTTCACCCCCACCGCACGTGTCCACGCTCTGGCCACGGTGCGGCTCCGGGCTCTGTTTTGGTTTGGGTGCCGAGCCAGACTTGTTTTTGTCCTGTGTTGCTTTTGATCTTTGGGCCAAGACTCTATTTGGCAGCGCCACCATCATCATGCTGTTGTTTCCGTTCGTCTGGGCATAAACATCCACGCCTTTGGCTGGCAAAAACTTACCCGACCTGTTGGCATCATCTCGACACTCGCCGCAGACGCGATGGCGAACCATCATGGCCACGGTGAAGACCAGAAGGGTTACCACCACCACGCCACCCACCATCACTGTCAGCGTGCCGCCCAGGAAGTGAGCATGCAGAGAACGGCATTCTGGGTAGTCCTCTTTAGTGCTGAACTGGATGCAACCCAACACCTTTGTTGTAGCCAGGGAGGAGATGCCATCATCAAATATGGCCAAGACGCACAGGCTGTAGTCTGCTCCTGACACCAGGTTTTTCAGCAGGAAACTGTTACTAGCTGGAGGCAGAATTCTGacaataaatagaaatataaaaaagttaatgagataTTCAGGGTAAACAGTgcatcaagaaaaaaacagtctgATATATATCAAGTAAATAAGGTGAGCAAGAAGCACTTATTTTCTGACATCAATACTCCGCTAAAAATGGGGATTTGTGAAATggttaaattaaatgaattcatAGCAGAATTAAAATTATTGAGTGGAAGATCCCTTTAGatctcatttttatatttctgaaaacagtgacattaaatgcaaaaaaaaaaacttaaaaaggaaaaatgaaGCACCATCAAAAACCATTTGGAAAAAAACGCCCTGGTTTATCTGAGAAAACCCATTTTTCTTGGattacattataaatacatGCCAAGTATCATCCTGCCACTTAGTATTTGTAATGAAACTCCTGTTCATTAAGTAATTACATGATGCAACGTTTCAATATAATCTGtcaagtatattttaatgtttcattttaaactgcCCAAATTCTCATGTAGCTGTCTGCACTCATTTGTTGAGATGTGTTTCCTAGATTCAGCAGCTGTGATGACTTGCAGTACTGCTCGATTTGCTTAGACAGTAGAAAAATACCTTATTATGAAATTTCATAAGGTATATTTCTACTGTCGAAGCAGGCATGATTGTGtagattttaaaagattatttGTTCTCGTGATTAAACTGAGAGAATAAACACTATAAAGGACCTCTGCCTTCACTAGTCTATACATTCTCATATCTGAAAAAAGGGTCTTTATGGTCCTATTTAATTGGACTTCATTGGCTGTGTCCTCTGGATTTTCTTTGACGTAAATGGCAATAATGAAAATGCTTTGGATGGTTACGCATGATTCGAGACTCTTAATTCATAGCATCGAGAGGTAATTGATGGTTGCTCCGAGAAGAACCTTGAACAATTGCTAATCTCCTTTCCTCTGCTTTCAATATGTGTGCTTTAAGATTTGACAGTCTTTTTGAGATTCGtcactaatttatttatttatttgctacACAATGACTTCCCTTGAGTATTAGCCTCGGTAAAAAGAACTACAGTATAGTGTTATTAAATTAGAAATTTAAGGAATCAAAGACTGCGTTCACATACTTCTCCTGTTTAGAGGCTCAGTGTGTCACTGCATATCAATGAGGCATTTGCATACTTGTCGGCATATTCAATTTCAATATCATATAGATGATTGTGAAGGAAACCTTTTCTAAAGATCTGCAATGATGGAACCCATACACGctatttatagctgtatttttttagtgtgttcagaaatgtgcttaaaatgaatgtggtttacatttgagataaattacatttagattttttggcgGTCTTGTAAAATTAAAGGAATGTTACTGGTTCAGTGCAAGTTGTGGCATTATATGAAAAGTATTATGACTCATTCCTGTTTTCACGCAAAAAATggttacagtaaaatactgacaATAGCACGAAACAAGACCATCCTGTTTAagtgttttaaagcaaaaaatgtgCATCTTTTTCTTCTGTCAAAGTAAATATTACTTTGCATGTTGGTGATGCATGATGATAATACTCATAATATGATGCCAAACTTGTATTGAATATTCCTTCTGATGTGCAGAAATATCTGGGAAAAGTAATCTATCTATTCTTGAGATCATTTTAGCAGTGCATCAAAGGTGGGAAGTCATTTTGCATTAATGCATGGCATCTTCTGAACCtgagtgtttttctgtgtttatactTAGAGAATCTTACATGTTGATGGTAATAGCTGTAGTAACAGGTCCATTATAAAGATGCCCAGCCTCCCACTCATCCATTTCTCAGCCTGCCATCGCTCTGCCACTGCTGCTTCCTCTGTTGCCCTCGTACCACCATATCTACTCAACCCATCATCCTCggtctatttatatatttcatttcttgTCACACAAACAATTCCCCTCACCTTTACAATGCATTATAGATCACCTTCCTTGGAAGcctcttttgttttgttaggCCTCTTAGTCTTAGCTTGTGTTCTAACCTTTTTTTGAGGGCAAAGAGATAAAGATAACACTGCAAGATTCAAATGAACAAattagataaaatatttaaaatatttatttattttgtcttgttattaTGTCTAAATGCAGCCTGGCCAAACATTTGTAAAGCTTAGaggtacttttttttttaattactctGTGCTATTCTCAGGAGTCAGTATAAGCTCCCACAGTGCTACTCTTGGGTACTGCCCTATCTTCTTCCATTTAGATCCATTTCACTCTTCCTGATGCTTTGTGACACCATCCTCAAATGTGTAGGTTTTGCTGCTTCAAATGGTCCATCCTATTTTCCCCAGAGTCAGAAGGACTTCCTCTCACTCCACTGCTCTGTTCTCCTCACCCCCTTTGGCTATAAATAGCTGCCTGTATCTCTTTTAGCCTCATGGCTCAACTTGTATCTTTCATCTGCTTTGGGTCTGTGTCTGTTTCTTTTGGCTTTCATCCTTTCATCAATATCTAAGGCCTCTAATCCATGAACATGAGCGCCAGAGGTGTTTACATGCATTCCCACTTTCTGAATGATGAAAACCAAGACATTGTTTTTTGTCAGAAAGGTTGTGAGGCCACAACACTAAGATCAGGAAACATCCTTACCTGTAAACAAGTGCATCGTCTGCTGTGCTGTTGTACTGGATTTGGTACATCCAAACCAAGAAAGGAGTTGAGGATCTACCCATTTTCCAGCGGATCTGGGCTGAACTAGATGTCACACCCAAAACTCCAACCAAGTTCTCGTTTCCTCCATTGCTGCCAAATCCCTTCTCTCCAGATTCTGCCTTACCCCCGGTGACGTTCCTTACAGTCACCACACCATTCCCTACCCCATCAATCCCTCCCCGCCCACTGCTAATATCAGAGGATCCAGGGTCTCTCTGGTTGATTAGGGATATTGTAACATTCCCTCGGTGGGGCAGAGGGATGATCTTTAAATCCACCAAAGCTGTGGATTCCCCTGCAGCATTGATGGCGATGCACGTATAGGTGCCGTCATCCCTGGCACGGGTCACTAAAAAATCCAACGTGCCATTGTAGTACGAGCGAATGCGACTTGTGTTGGCCATTATACGGTCATCTGGTGACACCCAATGAATAACTGGCTCGGGATCACCGATTGCTCTGCATTTAAGCGTGGCCCTTTGACCCTCCAGCACCCACAACTTGTTGGTATTACGGGTGATTAGTGGAGGTTCGCAGGTAAACTCTTCTTCTGGGATTGACCAGAAGTAGCGGCCTGCCAAATGAATAGGTGTGGCACATGTCTCCATGTCGTCTTCACGGATCAGTCGTCGTAGCCACAACAGCTCACAGTTGCAGTGCAGGGGATTGCCCCCAAAGTTAAGGCTGATGATGGAATTGTATGGAGTCGGACTGACAACCCCAATCTGGGATCTGGAAAACAGCGGATCGGGAGGAAGAGTCTGTAATCTGTTTGAGGTCATATCCAGACGGGAGAGTTTGAAGAGCTCGCCGAAAGAACCCTCAGCTATTTGGTCTATGAGGTTGTGGTCCAAATTTAAGGTGTGCAGGCTAGCCATGTTTTGAATAGCTTCCCAAGGAACCCTCCGGAGGTTGTTGTAGGAAAGATCCAGATCCTCCAAAGTTAGTAAGAAATCATCAAAAGCATCTGCTGAGATGTTGGTTAGCTGGTTGttgttgatgatgagatgttgaAGGTTAACAAGACCTGTCAGATCCTGAGGTCCCACCACAGTGAGACGGTTGGTGTCCAGGTGAAGCGAACGCAAACTCTCCAGATCAGAGAAGGCAAATGGTTTTAGAGCATGGATGGTGTTACGTGACAGTGTCAGGTCGACCAGTCCTGTCATATTGGCAAAGTCGGTACCTCCCACTTCCACAATGTAATTGTCAGCAAGACGGAGCTCCACAGTGCGGCGATCAATGTTCGGTGGCACGAAAAGAAGACCTTTATTCACACACAATGTGCTCAGAGACTCTGATAAATTCCGACACACACAGTGGATCGGGCAGATTGACACCATGCCCCACGTCTCGCCTGCCAACACAACTGGTCCGCTTCTCAACAGTACAAAGCCTATGAGGCCTAGCCAGAGAATTGTTGATTGTGGCATGGGGTTGACATGTATTGTGCTGATGGGAATAGTTGGTGAAGGATATCTCCATTTCGTGTCCTGTTCTTGCAACACTTCGGTTCCTCTTGCTGGACTTCCTGGTGGTGTGCGTGGCATGGTAATCCAGGTAGTCCACAGACCTGTGGAAGTAAAACAACATTAGTGGCTCTATCTCTGAAAAAACTTCAAGCACTTTCTGTCACCCATGCCTCCAAAGTGTCTCTCTAAATTATGGAACTGCTCTTCTATTCAGCGATCCTCAGCACAAATGCAGTTATCCATTAATTACCCCAGAGAGTCGGTCTTATGCCTACTCACTCATCCGGCATAAATGTGTTGTATCTAACAATGTATCAATTCACAGAGGAGCTCATCCTGAGCCAAGCTACTGATGTCCAGTGCTTCAGATTAATGGTCTACCTGGAACCATTCAACAGCTGTTTGAATTTCAAAGCATTTATCATGTAAGTTCTGTAAGAACTTAAAACTTTGTtagggggagagagagactcGATATGGCTGCCAGGGACAAGCCCCAAAATAAGTCACATTCTATGTGATTAATGCTTTGCCAGTCTTCTCATCACAGATGTGAGATTATGTGGCTGTTGTTGTGGCTGTGTTATCAGACAAAGTGTATCTATTTACCCAAGTCTTATGTCCCTTTGTTTGTTCTTCTCCTTGCAGCTCTCTGCTTTTCAACAGGGGTCTGATTGCTCCATTAACCtgatacatctgtatgtgtgcgAGTACCGTGTCTATTCTGTCTCGCACTCTGACAGAAATGGACAAACCAACCGGCTCAAGGACAAAAGCGAGCGGAAGACAGCGCCACAATGAGTGTGTAAATTAGGTTTAATTGCTTTTAGAACTGTGACTGAAGCTCTGCTGTATCTAACCCACAAAAGTCTATGAACATCCGCGAGTGCTTGACTGCGTTTAATTAGTCCATCAGTCTCAATCAACAACTGCAAAACTGCGTTATGCTGCAATGTTTCATGCGTCTAATTGTTGCCTTATGAGATTTCGGCCTGCTCATTTCAACCTTTCATAATGGCTTCAGTGTCACGCTCACAAAGCGAGTCTTGAGAATGAGAGCATAAGGGGAAATAATGAAGAGATGGGCCAGGGTGGAAATGTATCCTATAAATAACCATGTTCAAATTTGCTTCAATAGCTTATGTAAAAAGTGGATTCTCTCGGGAGTTTGGGCTCACTGTGCGATCTGGAATTACACTGTGTAAATACCCCAGAAACAATTGACTGATATCATTGGCTTCCAACTGCCTTAAGTTTGAAGCATAGAGcggaaaataaaatgacaaacatgtacacacactGCCATTTTCCATACCTGTGGTGTCTGTTTCATCAAGATGTAAAATGGTTTCCAAgcctttagttttttttgtatgtgaTCTGCCCTGTCAGTTCCCTCATTACTTCGGATGCAAATCCAGGGTGATGCACTGTGGAAATGTTGAGTCTTCAGATTGTTTCTTATTCCGATTTGTTAATGGCCACAAATCATGATCCTGTACGCTGGATCAGATGTCAAATGGATGAATTGCTGACAGTCACATCATTACTGCCGTGGCGTTCCTTTATCCGCCTTGAGTCACACGGCTCCATCCCCTTAATCCTCAGTCTTTAAAAGAAGTAGATACGTGTGCTTTTTCATAATATTCATTACTTGTCTCTATATCCTGCCTTTTGAAACATTCATGCAACAAGATTCCCCATAGTTAGTAGCAAAGAGTATTTTCACATTGAGAATCCAATGAATGCATCTTTAATATAAATCTTCTTTTAGCTGCAAATGTGCTTCGAGAAGTGCCTTCCGATCCAGTTCATCTCTGACAGAACTGCCAAAAGACACAAcagttattttaattattattacagcTCACATCATTTTAATGCCACAACTTGAATTCTGTTGTGCAAACCGTATTGTATATTATTCCTATGTGTTTGCTGATGCCTGTGTATTATACTATTGAGGATCCTAAATTAATTGATTCTTCCTGTAAACTGGCGCATTAAAGCAAATAATCCAATTAGACCCGCTTTCAAGCAGACCCAGTGGGTTTAGAGTCGAACTGTGTGTATATGCACAATATTGTCTAGATATACTTTGCGTTTTCTCCGATTCGTTCATTTTCACTGCATGATACTCTTCTCTAGCTCTATCAGTccatgttgttttctttttgattaAACCATTCTGAATGTTTTCCTTCTGTCTAGACTTATCTGTTCTTTACTCCTCTATATTTAGATTGCTGCTTTTCCTAAAAACCTTTAGGGGATGAATGACAACCACCAACCTGATTTCCAAATCCTGCGTCCATCTTATAGATCTGTGGTTTTCTCCAACAGCCCTTTTCCTCAAAGTGTGCGTGTGGTTGGCATCCTCATAACAGAATTCCTCCACGGGCTCTTTTGTTTTACTCCTACAGACAGTCCCAGCAAGCCCTGCCCTTAAAGTAGGAAACCATCACCTACAGCCACAAAAATCTTCAGATAACCACGCACTGTTGTCGCTTATTAGCTGGTCAATCAATGCCTTGTTTTTACCGTTTCGCTCCGTGTTCCTGTGCTCCATGAGTCTGATTTGTTGCTTTTGATGCAGGGAGCAAGTCGATGTCTGTGAGAGCAAGCGCGTGCGACTGCAATCTGTCTGCTACAGCAAGGGCAGAGTGAGCAGGAgggagggaagagagagagagaaagggaggggAGTGGAGAGTGTTAAAGCCTGAAGCAGTCTTGGCTCGGTGTATGAGGGGAGAGACAGAAAGCAAGGGGAAAACGAGAAAAATGAGAGAAGTGAATTGCTGACTGGGGTACAGGTTTGCATATAAGAAGGAATTGCCCAAAGCTCTGTCCCCCTGACAGTTCGTCTTTAAAAGCAGGGCAGCATTGGCACCCGTTTGAGTAGTTTGCCGTCCAGCAGCACAAAACCACAAAGTCCAAGACTTTGCACTCTGTTAATGCTGAATGATTATGCGTTATGCCATTATGCCGGAGAAAACAGGTActatatgtgtttttaaacattataaaaaggtaaacattatatatgtgtttttaaacattataaaaaggtaaacattatatatgtgtctttaaacattataaaaatgtaaacattatatatgtgtttttaaacattataaaaaggtaaacattatacatgtgtttttaaacgttataaaaaggtaaacattatatatgtgtttttaaacattatattaaGTTGATATGAATGCAGTCTGTTGTTAATGAACCACTATTcttgacatcattttcattctttGACACACTCATTATATATTAATGCATTTCTAAGGAAAGCTCTCTCTTGACTTAGTGTAATAACCTTATGAGTGTCAcgtcagttttatttatatagcgctatTCATAATGCATGTCATTTCAGAGCGGTTTCATAAAAAATAGTGCCTTAGCAGTCCCAGAGAGCAAGGCAAAGGCAATAACGGCAAGGAAAAAATCCATAAGAGGTTTAGATAGACAAGGAAAAAACCTTGAGAGCAGCTAGCCAGGCTGAAAGTGCACATTATACATACGGCAAATATTTTCTAGTTATATGGCAtatgttaaattataaaaagcaaTGATATGTTAACTTTAGACAATAATTAAATTTTAGAGAATATCAATAGGCTGACATTTTGCCATCTTGGAGGGGGAGGTTAACCCCAAAAGGAACAATTTTCCCTTCATGTTCCCGCATGTCAttcaaacgtgtatgactttccttcttcagcagaacgcaaaagaagacatttaaaaaaatgatggaaaccaaacaacattggcttccatttaaaactgtatacatttctttgttctgatgaacactaagatatttggaagaatgcttgtaagcaaatagttcttggcaaccattcactaccaaagtaggaataattacaatgtttgtcaaatgtgccccagaactgtttacttttcagcattcttcaaaatatcttcttttgagttcaacagaactaagaacattttaaagcaatttttcctactatgattgTTAATGATGGacgagaactgtttggttacaatcattcttccaagTAGAAGGATTTatcagaacacagacatttatacagatttggaacaactttaaggtttgtaaatg encodes:
- the lrfn4a gene encoding leucine-rich repeat and fibronectin type-III domain-containing protein 4; protein product: MPRTPPGSPARGTEVLQEQDTKWRYPSPTIPISTIHVNPMPQSTILWLGLIGFVLLRSGPVVLAGETWGMVSICPIHCVCRNLSESLSTLCVNKGLLFVPPNIDRRTVELRLADNYIVEVGGTDFANMTGLVDLTLSRNTIHALKPFAFSDLESLRSLHLDTNRLTVVGPQDLTGLVNLQHLIINNNQLTNISADAFDDFLLTLEDLDLSYNNLRRVPWEAIQNMASLHTLNLDHNLIDQIAEGSFGELFKLSRLDMTSNRLQTLPPDPLFSRSQIGVVSPTPYNSIISLNFGGNPLHCNCELLWLRRLIREDDMETCATPIHLAGRYFWSIPEEEFTCEPPLITRNTNKLWVLEGQRATLKCRAIGDPEPVIHWVSPDDRIMANTSRIRSYYNGTLDFLVTRARDDGTYTCIAINAAGESTALVDLKIIPLPHRGNVTISLINQRDPGSSDISSGRGGIDGVGNGVVTVRNVTGGKAESGEKGFGSNGGNENLVGVLGVTSSSAQIRWKMGRSSTPFLVWMYQIQYNSTADDALVYRILPPASNSFLLKNLVSGADYSLCVLAIFDDGISSLATTKVLGCIQFSTKEDYPECRSLHAHFLGGTLTVMVGGVVVVTLLVFTVAMMVRHRVCGECRDDANRSGKFLPAKGVDVYAQTNGNNSMMMVALPNRVLAQRSKATQDKNKSGSAPKPKQSPEPHRGQSVDTCGGGEGAAKEKCFSPHTPENERLTLYYSPSNTLPLPTHKRTGRLKLRKSLETEGDVDMGLGGGRVSLALTQDGEEERDEESDLGRALRTKRSCSFDVGEITTTTSCYGYAKRLSVIWTRRSQSLHGMLVHCTSTTSTSSTGSEQYGHALTQNYLHAFASNNSSNSNCNSTSNSNSSMTVNPRDLEESVV